Proteins co-encoded in one Brassica oleracea var. oleracea cultivar TO1000 chromosome C4, BOL, whole genome shotgun sequence genomic window:
- the LOC106340331 gene encoding F-box protein SKIP5-like isoform X1 has translation MSKDHIESADMNDGENVRVDAPMEIPKISKLDRRIAEPRMKKKRTKAESLTSLNNLDDGCLMHILSFLSPIPDRYNTALVCHRWRYLACHPRLWLRVDRFVKDLPQPGVFHDIESAVSAARPGDTILIGAGGNHLVSNIQIKKPLCLVCLIIYSLV, from the exons ATGTCAAAGGATCATATTGAGTCGGCTGATATGAACGACGGCGAGAATGTAAGGGTTGATGCTCCCATGGAGATTCCTAAGATCTCAAAGCTTGACAGGCGAATTGCTGAACCGAGGATGAAGAAGAAGAGAACGAAAGCTGAGTCTCTCACATCTCTTAACAATCTCGATGATGGTTGCCTCATGCACATCCTCAGCTTCCTATCTCCAATTCCAG ATAGGTATAACACAGCACTCGTTTGCCACAGATGGAGATACCTGGCGTGTCACCCTCGCTTGTGGCTACGCGTTGACCGTTTTGTGAAGGATCTACCCCAGCCTGGAGTTTTCCACGACATTGAGTCGGCCGTATCTGCAGCGAG ACCTGGTGATACCATTTTGATAGGAGCTGGTGGGAATCATCTCGTTTCTAATATTCAGATTAAAAAGCCTCTTTGCCTGGTATGTCTTATCATATATAGTCTAGTCTAA
- the LOC106340331 gene encoding F-box protein SKIP5-like isoform X2 produces the protein MSKDHIESADMNDGENVRVDAPMEIPKISKLDRRIAEPRMKKKRTKAESLTSLNNLDDGCLMHILSFLSPIPDRYNTALVCHRWRYLACHPRLWLRVDRFVKDLPQPGVFHDIESAVSAARSWWESSRF, from the exons ATGTCAAAGGATCATATTGAGTCGGCTGATATGAACGACGGCGAGAATGTAAGGGTTGATGCTCCCATGGAGATTCCTAAGATCTCAAAGCTTGACAGGCGAATTGCTGAACCGAGGATGAAGAAGAAGAGAACGAAAGCTGAGTCTCTCACATCTCTTAACAATCTCGATGATGGTTGCCTCATGCACATCCTCAGCTTCCTATCTCCAATTCCAG ATAGGTATAACACAGCACTCGTTTGCCACAGATGGAGATACCTGGCGTGTCACCCTCGCTTGTGGCTACGCGTTGACCGTTTTGTGAAGGATCTACCCCAGCCTGGAGTTTTCCACGACATTGAGTCGGCCGTATCTGCAGCGAG GAGCTGGTGGGAATCATCTCGTTTCTAA